Proteins from a genomic interval of Equus quagga isolate Etosha38 chromosome 13, UCLA_HA_Equagga_1.0, whole genome shotgun sequence:
- the CNFN gene encoding cornifelin isoform X1: MQFEMRDNVKGKAMSYPVTSQPQCASSSYQTQLSDWHTGLTDCCNDMPICLCGTFAPLCLACRISDDFGECCCAPYLPGGLHSIRTGMRERYHIQGSVGHDWAALTFCLPCALCQMARELKIRE, from the exons ATGCAGTTTGAGATGCGAGACAACGTGAAAGGCAAAG CCATGTCCTACCCAGTGACCAGCCAGCCCCAATGTGCCAGCAGCAGCTACCAGACCCAGCTCAGTGACTGGCACACCGGTCTCACAGACTGCTGCAACGACATGCCCATCT GTCTTTGCGGCACCTTCGCCCCTCTGTGCCTCGCCTGCCGCATCTCCGACGACTTCGGCGAGTGCTGCTGCGCGCCCTACCTGCCCGGAGGCTTGCACTCCATCCGCACCGGCATGCGCGAGCGCTACCACATCCAG GGCTCTGTCGGGCACGACTGGGCGGCCCTCACCTTTTGCTTGCCCTGCGCCCTCTGTCAGATGGCGCGGGAACTGAAGATTCGAGAGTAA
- the CNFN gene encoding cornifelin isoform X2, which produces MSYPVTSQPQCASSSYQTQLSDWHTGLTDCCNDMPICLCGTFAPLCLACRISDDFGECCCAPYLPGGLHSIRTGMRERYHIQGSVGHDWAALTFCLPCALCQMARELKIRE; this is translated from the exons ATGTCCTACCCAGTGACCAGCCAGCCCCAATGTGCCAGCAGCAGCTACCAGACCCAGCTCAGTGACTGGCACACCGGTCTCACAGACTGCTGCAACGACATGCCCATCT GTCTTTGCGGCACCTTCGCCCCTCTGTGCCTCGCCTGCCGCATCTCCGACGACTTCGGCGAGTGCTGCTGCGCGCCCTACCTGCCCGGAGGCTTGCACTCCATCCGCACCGGCATGCGCGAGCGCTACCACATCCAG GGCTCTGTCGGGCACGACTGGGCGGCCCTCACCTTTTGCTTGCCCTGCGCCCTCTGTCAGATGGCGCGGGAACTGAAGATTCGAGAGTAA